Proteins from a genomic interval of Rattus norvegicus strain BN/NHsdMcwi chromosome 2, GRCr8, whole genome shotgun sequence:
- the Lce1f gene encoding late cornified envelope 1F: MSCQQNQQQCQPPPKCPPKCQTPKCPPKCPPKCPPKCPPVSSCCSLGSGGCCGSSSGGCCGSSSGGCCSSGGGGCCLSHHRPRRSLRRHRHSSGCCSSGGSSGGCCGSSGCCGSSQQSGDCC; the protein is encoded by the coding sequence ATGTCCTGCCAGCAGAACCAGCAGCAGTGCCAGCCCCCTCCCAAGTGCCCTCCCAAGTGCCAGACCCCAAAATGCCCTCCAAAATGCCCCCCAAAATGTCCTCCCAAGTGCCCCCCCGTTTCTTCCTGCTGTAGCCTGGGTTCTGGTGGCTGCTGTGGCTCCAGCTCTGGGGGCTGCTGTGGCTCCAGCTCTGGTGGCTGCTGCAGCTCTGGGGGTGGAGGCTGCTGCCTGAGCCACCACAGACCCCGCAGATCTCTCCGTCGCCATCGCCACAGTTCTGGATGCTGTagcagtggtggcagcagtggAGGCTGCTGTGGCAGCAGTGGCTGCTGTGGCAGTAGCCAGCAGTCTGGGGATTGCTGCTGA